The Candidatus Minimicrobia sp. QA0096 DNA segment GTGCGCCTCCCCATAACTACGACTGTCCACCACAACAGTTTTGTCTTGAACCGGCACCTCACCTATTCCTGGATGTGATAATATCATAGTTCCACCCGGTTTGAGTAGTCTCATTAGCTTAGAAACTGTGGAAAACTGTGGATTATGGTATGGCGGATCGGCAAAAATAATATCGAACTCCCCTGTTGAACTCGCACTTTCCAGCCAATTTATTATTGTTGTTTTTATTACAATAGATTTTTCTTCGACACCCAAAATGCTTATATTTTCAGCAATTACTCGCCGAGCGACTCGATCTCGCTCCACGAAAACCGCCGATTCTGCGCCGCGACTTAATGCCTCTAGTCCAACAGCACCAGACCCCGCAAAAGCATCCAAAACCCGCGCGCCGCGTATCGATTCGCCTAAAGAATTGAACATAGCTGAACGCACTCGCTCGCCCATAGGATGTGTCGTTGAGCCGGGCGGAGTTTTTATGAATCGTCCGCCAAATTCGCCAGAAATAATCCTAACTCTCACTTTTTTCTGCCTCAAGTTTCCAAATGGACGCCAGCCAACCCAGCATCACCGACTTTATAATAATCGGCATTAGTTCGTGATTTGTCTGCCAAGCAAGGTCTGTCGTCCAACCACTCTTGCTAAAATTGTCATACATTTTCATCGATGCCACGGCGTGAACTTGGTCCAAATAATACTCACGATAGCCGTGATTTTTCACTTGCAATATCTCATCGTCACTCGGAATTGCGTCCTTAAAACGCGGATATGCCACCACGCTAGCTACGCCAGCCTCAAACGCCACGTGTGTCGTCATCATACCTTTGGCGCCCCAGAATTTCCAGTTGTTCTTAATCAGTTCAATTCCGTTATCGCCCTTCATGAGATTTTTCTTCAAAATTGAAGTTCGCGTCTCCAACCCTTCACCGCCGCGAAGTTCCGCCATAGCTTGTTCCAGAGGAAAATGATGCGCTGGAGTCAAACCGTCAGTAATCGCGTGCGCCATCCAAGCCGCCTCAAACGCTGCTCGCTCGGAATTATTTGTTCGCAGTGCTTGGGCTAAATTGCCAATATGTCCGTCAATCATCTCCAAAAGTGCAATGTCATTCGGATCGTCCGGATTTATAAAGTGCCAAGGCTCATCCACCGCTGGACTTTTTCGTTTAACACCATCAGGACCATTCTTGCCCTCAAAATGAAGAATGTTTTTAATGTCAGGAAAATCACACCAATCAGGAAGAATTGGTTCTATATTTTTTCTTGCGACTCGATCTATTTTTTGGTGGACGCCAATAAATCGACCAGAGCTATCCCTAATTGTTGTTCCTGCGTACATATTAATTTAAAACAGTTAATCGCTGATAGCGACTGACGGCGTGCGCCAGATGATTATATTGTAGCAAATCTTGCCCCTCTTTGACAAAACGTTCGGCTTCGGTTTGAGCGCGAGAAATTAGCGCCGTATCCGCCAGCGAGGCAATTTTCAAGTTCAAATCCCCGTGTTGCATTTTGCCGTAGATCTCACCGGGTCCACGCAATTTCAAATCAACCTCCGCCAAATAAAATCCGTCTTGCGATTTTTCAATCTCCCGAAGTCGTTGGCTCGGCTTATCGTGGCCGCTCATCATCAAATGACAAAAACTCTGATGTTTCCCGCGTCCAACTCGACCGCGCAATTGATGCAATTGACTCAATCCAAAATTGTCCGCATTCTCAATCAACATCACCGTCGCATTCGGCACATTCACACCAACCTCAACCACAGTCGTACTCACCAACATATCCAGCTCGCCGTCCGCAAATTTCTGCATCACTTCAGCTTTTTCTTCGACAGGAAGCTTTCCGTGCAACAGCCCAACTCGACGATGGCTAAAAATAGTCTTAGATAGTTTATTATATTCCGCCTCCACCGATTTTTTATCGTTATCTGGATTATCGTCAATTAACGGACAAATAACGTAAGCTTGGCGACCTTTGGCTAGATCATTTTCAATCGATTCGTAAAGCTTCGGAGCTGACGCCGGCGACCAAATCTTTGTCTGAATCGGCTGGCGCCCAGACGGCAACTCGTCCAAAATGGAAATGTCCAATTCTCCGTACAACGTCAGCGCCAAGCTGCGCGGAATTGGCGTGGCTGTCATACTTAAAAGATGCGGCATAAAATCAGACTTTTCCAATAAAGCTTGTCTTTGCTTCACGCCAAATCGATGCTGCTCGTCGATCACCGCAAACCCCAATTTATGATACGCAACCTTTTCCTGAATTAACGCGTGTGTGCCGACCACAACATCAATGTTACCGCTAGCCAAATTGTCCAACAATTGACTGCGCGCCGCACCTTTCACGTGACCCGTCAGAAGCGCAACAGACACACCAAATGGCGACAATAACTCGTCAAGCGTTTTCGCGTGTTGCTGTGCCAAAATCTCCGTCGGCGCCATAATTGCCGTCTGAAAACCAGCCTTCGCCACTTCCGCAGCCACCAATCCAGCAACGACAGTTTTTCCCGAGCCAACATCTCCCTGCAACAACCGATTCATCGGATGATCAGACTCCAAATCTTGCAGAATTTGCCACGCGGCGCGACGCTGGGCATTTGTCAGTGGAAACGACAATTGGTCGACAAAACTTTTCACGACCGACTTATTAAACGGAATTTTCCAGCCTGTTAATCTGGTCTGCTCTTGCTTATTAAATTGTGCCGCCAATATCATTTCGAACAGCTCCTCAAACGCCAGGCGCTCACGACCACGGGAAATTTCCTCGTGAGTTTTTGGTGCGTGAAGAAATTTAACCGCCTCAGAGCGACTAACCAATTTTTGGCGCCGAATAATGTTTTCCGGCAAAGTCTCGGGCAAAAAATCCATAATCGGACGAATATTTTTCATCAAATCCTGCACGGTTTTTGGGCGAATATTTTTAATCGACTTATAAACTGGCTGAATTCCAGAATTATTTTCTGCAGCAGTTTTAGCAACTTCTTTCGCCAGCTCGACGGACGGATTATTGATTTGATAGCGATTATATTGCATATCAAATTGGCCAGAAAAAATAAATTCCGCATCAGATTTTAATTGCGTTTCGCGGTACGGCTGATTGAACCAAACCGCCTTAACTTTGCCTGATTTATCCGCCAAAACCGCGGTCGTGATTCTAAGTCCGCGCCGAACAATACGCGTCGAAACCGACTCGCAGCGCGCCTTAACAGTAACTTTTCCCGGCTGAAGATCTGCGATATTAACCGCAGTTGAATAGTCGTCATATGCTCGCGGTAAGAAATTCAGGGCATCAGAAACCGTCGTAAGACCGGCCGCCGCTAGAGCTTGAGCAGTTTTCGGACCGACACCTTTAATTTGCTCGAGAGGAGTTGCTAGTTTCATCTACGAAACAGCGTTGATGCCTTCCAGAGCGTAGGCCGTATCTTCCCAGCCTCTCACGCCGATTGAATCTACGCCCATTTGCTTCACTGGAAAATCATTGCCACCTTCTTCAATTTTGTCGCCAAAGAACAGCGTTTCCTCTTTCGACCAGCCATTCAGTTCAAGCAACCTAACAATTCCATAAGCCTTATCAATTCCCGGAAGCGTGATGTCAGTACTGGTCGTACCACCAATTCGCACCTCAAGCCCAGGCAACTTTTCCGCCACCTTGTCGCGATATATCGGTCGAACATCCTTATATTTTTCAGCCCATGCATATTTATCTTCAGGTGTGGCTTGTTGACCCAAAGCCGACATAGTAATCTGGCTATGTCGATCTTCAATTATTTCGCCCGCAGGATTTTCGCACCAAATACCCATTTCCTTCGCAACTTCTTCCAACGCCGCAGTTATCTGAGTTTTTTGTTCGTCAGACAAATCATTCGCATACTGAATTTTCCATTCATGATCGGCAGCGTCAAATCTATAATATCGAGTACCGCAAGTTGGCATCGCGTGGAACTTCTGAAGCAACTCTGGAGTAACGTTCAGCCTGTCAATCACCTGCTTCTTTATCTGCTGAAACGTGCCGCCAGTAATCACGCAAACGTCATAATTCTCAAGTAATCGACTAAGAATTCCAGCCATACGATCGCTAATTGGCGATTTTGTAATTGCTAGCGTATCATCCAAATCAAAACCAATAATTTTTTTCATTATTCATTCTCCCCCATAATTAATACAAATGTGTTTTTACCCTTCTTAAGTAGCGACGTGTCATTGACGACTTTGTTTTCGGCAAGTTTTTCGCCGTTTAGGCTAATGGCGCCAGATTTTAACAATCGCTTCGCTTCGCCGTTAGAGCTAACTGCGCCAGACTCTACCAACGCTTCAATCACATCAACTCCAGCATCAACGCAAGGAATTTCCTCAGCCAAAGCACCTAAATCATCGTCCGACAATCTCTTAAAATCGCCACCACCGAATAAAACTTCGTTCACACGCTCAACAGATTCACGACGCGCGCTACCGTGAACAATGTCAGTAACTTCACGAGCCAAAACCTTCTGCGCCGAACGAGCACCAGGATTGACGGCGTGGTTTTCAGCAATAGCCTCAATGGTATCACGATCCAACATCGTAAATATCTTCATATATTCAATCGCGCTCTCGTCATCGACATTCAGCCAGAATTGATAGAATTTATAGACGCTAGTCTTATTATCATCAAGCCAAACCGCGCCACCTTCAGATTTGCCAAATTTACGACCAGTCGACTTATTGATAAGCAGTGGCGCGGTCATTGCATAGACTTCAGTGTTTTCTTTTTTGCGAATCAGATCCACGCCTGACAATAAATTACCCCATTGATCTGATCCACCAATTTGCAGATTCACGCCATATTGATTAAATAGATGCCAAAAATCATAGCCCTGAAGTAAAGTGTAAGTGAATTCCGCAAAGCTCAAACCTTTGCCGTTGTTAATGCGCGCCTTGAAAAATTCGCGGCTCACCAAATCTGCCATATTGAAATTCTTACCGATATCGCGAAGAAACGGCAACAATTCCAACTCAGCCAGCCAGTCAGCGTTATCAACCAAAGTAAAATCTCGTCCAGCAAAAATCCTCGAAACTTGGGATTTTAAGGCTTGTTTATTATGCTCAATTTCCTCGTACGAAAGCAAATTTCGCTCTTCCGTGTCGCGCATATCGCCAATCATTCCTGTGCCGCCGCCAACGAGCAAAAACACCTTATGTCCGCGCTCCAGAAAATGTCGAACCATCATATAAACAGCCAAATGCCCAACATGCAAGCTGTCCGCCGAAGGATCCGTCCCCAAATAGAGCGTGAAATTCTCCGAATCGATAAGTTTGTCGTCAGTAAATGTGGTCTGATTCCAGAATCCACGCCATTGTAATTCTTCTGATAATTTCATATCACTCCTTTTCTATATATTAGTATATCAATTTTACAATTGAAGCGAAACATATGCGTGATATAATAGAATTGTGAAGAAAAAGACTACGATAAGCACCGCCGGACACGGCTCAAGCGATAAGAAATCTCCGTCGAAACGGATGAACTTATATGCCAATTTGGCGCAGAAACATAAGACTAAAAAAGACAAGGACGCGCGCGAACGAGCGGAATATTTGGCGACTTTGCCGAAACATCCCGTAAAGCGATTCTTTTATCGATTACATCCGAAGCGACTAGCGAAATATTGGTTCTCCAAGCGCGGCGGACTGATGGCTCTGAAAATTCTTGGCGTCGGTATTTTGTTGATGTTGCTACTTATCGGCGGAATGTTCGCTTACTTCCGTAAAGACCTCGATAAAATTCGCCCTGGCGAGCTTGCTAAGCGCGTTCAAACGACTGTCACTAAATATTACGACCGCAACGACAATTTGCTTTGGGAAGATAAAGGCACAGGTAATTATCAATTGGTTGTCGAATCTGACCAGATTAGCGACTATTTGAAAAAAGCCACTGTCGCAATCGAGGACCGAAATTTCTACAATCACCACGGCATCAGTATTAGTGGTATGTTGCGCGCAATGCTCTCAACCGCTTCACGCCGCCAAGTTCAGGGTGGATCGACTCTGACACAGCAGCTAGTCAAGCAAGTCTTCTTCGCAGATGAGGCCGGCGACCGATCAATTAGCGGTATTCCTCGAAAGATCAAGGAAATCATCCTCGCAATCGAAGTTGAGCGCATGTATAGCAAAGACCAAATTCTGTCATTATATCTGAATGAGTCTCCATACGGCGGTCGTCGCAACGGCGCAGAATCAGCCGCTCAGACGTACTTCGGCAAGCACGCCAAAGATCTGACGCTGGCGGAAGCGGCGCTAATTGCCGGTATTCCACAGAATCCAACTTACTATAATCCATACAACACCGCTGGAAATAAGGCTTTGATTGCCCGACAACATACAGTTCTGGATTACATGGCTGAGCAAGGCGTTATCACCAAGGATGAGGCTGAAAAAGCTAAAAAGATTGATATCTTAAGCACGCTTAAGCCACAGACCGAGCACTTGGAGAATATTAAGGCTCCTCACTTCCTATTGATGGTTCGCAATCAGTTGAGTAAAGAGCTTGGCGAATCAGTCGTTGGACGCGGTGGATTGACGATTAAAACCACCCTCGACTGGCGAATTCAGGAGAAACTTGAAAATGAAATGAAATCGTTCTTTGCAACGGGTCGACCAGATTCTGTGCGAATTAGTAACGGCGCCGCAACAGTCGAAGACGTTCAGACTGGACAAATCGTAGCGCTTGTTGGTAGCCGTGACTTTAATTACACTGGCTTCGGTCAGGACAACGCCGCAGTTTCCTATATCCAGCCAGGTTCCACGATTAAGTCGCTTGTCTTTGCTCAATTATTTGACAAACACGACAGCAAGCAAGCATACGGTAGCGGCACAGTCTTAGCTGACGAGAACATTGATAAACTGTACGGCGCAACTCTGAGAAACTGGGACAATAAGTTTATGGGTGCCATCAATATTCGAAGAGCACTAGCCCTATCCCGAAACGTCCCAGCTATTAAAGCCGCTTACATCGTTGGTGACGGATCCGCTAAACCAGTCGTCGAGGGAATCCGCAGGATGGGCGATCCTAACTATTGCCGTCAGGAAGAAAATGCCGGTGGTTACGGACTCGGTGCAGCAATTGGCGCATGTGGAACCAAGCAGACAGAATTGGTGAACGCTTACTCAACATTGGCGCGAATGGGAGTCCAAAAAGACATTTCAAGTGTTATCGAGGTAAAGAACAGCCAAGGTGAAACTCTGAAAAAATGGAAAGACGAAGGCAAGCAAGTTATCGACTCGCAATCAGCGTACATTGTGAACGACATCTTGTCCGACCGAACCCCTGGACTTCACGGCTGGATGGGCGTCAATGGCGTTCGAACCTCTGCAAAGACTGGTACATCGGACAAAGGCTCGCAGCCAAAAGACCTCTGGATTATCAGCTACAGCCCAGCTCTGGTTATGGGAATGTGGCTCGGAAACTCCGACACCAGCGTGATTGGTACATCAGCTTCTAACTACGGAATGCCGGTGATTAGAAAGGTTATGGAGTTCGCCCACACCCAAGTTTACGCCAAAGAGGGTAAATGGAAGTCAGGTCAATGGTATGAGCGACCAAGCGGAATCCAGACTGTCAACGGTGAACTCTATCCGTCATGGTGGAATAAGAGACAAAGTCAATCTACAGAGAAAATTACCTTCGATAAAGTCTCTAAGAAAAAGGCGACAAACTGTACTCCGGATGGCGCAAAGGAAGAAATTGAAGTGACAAAGATTATTGATCCTTTGACTAAGAAAGAGTCAATTACCGTTCCTTCAGGCTACGACGCGAACGCAGAAGATGACGTTCACAAGTGTGACGACACTAAACCGCAAATTGGAGCAATATCATACACCAACAGCGGTAAGAAATATACGATAAATGTCGACATTACAGCAGGAACTTGGGGCTTATCGGCAATCGAAATTACCGTGGACGGAAAGAGCATTAAGAGTTTAGAAATTACTTCAAGCGGCAAGCAGACCGCCACAGTAGAGCTTGATACGGCGGGAGCGCACACAGTTTCTGTAACCGTAAGAGACTCGGCATATTACACCGCCACGTCAACTGGCAGCATTCAAGTTAACTAAATAAACTATTGTTTATTCACCAAACTAATCAGCTCAGCCTCGTGTTGAGCTGATGTTTTTGAGCGACCATTTGTGCGCTTTTTAGGAACGCTAGTCTTCTGCTTTACAGGTTTTTTCTGTTCAACCACAAGCTTCGCAAACATCATTTTTCCAGCGTCGGTCTGCAAGCTTCGGATAATCTCAATTTTCTTCGTTTGCCCAATGTAGCGCTTGGCGTTCTCAACAACCACCATCGTTCCATCTTTCAAATAGCCAACCGCTTGATGAGAATCTTGCCCCTTCTGCGACAGCTCCAAATCCAGCTCATCACCAGGCAAATAACTCATCCTCAAACTTTTCGCCAGCTCATTGATATTCAAAACCCTAACGCCGTCAACTTGCGCTACCTTATTCAAATTGTAATCAAGCGTCAACACTGCCGCATCCATTTCCTTTGCCAATTTCAGTAAGCGCGAATCCACACCTTCTGGTACGCGAACATTATCATCATACAGCTCGAATGAAGACTTCAAAATATCCTTAAGCTCCTTCACAACATCCATACCGAATCGCGCCCTTTCGCGCTTGTCATGGTCTGCGCCGTCGGCTAATAATTGCAATTCTGTCAATACACTCCTTGGTACGATAACTTTTCCCAGCAAAAATCCAGTCTTCGCCAGCTCAGTCACTCGCCCATCCATGAGTACTGACGTGTCGACCAAAATCGGCGCCGCGCCCACAGATGAATTTCGTCGCGGTTTTGCCAAGAGATAAACTTCGGCTACCAAACCAAGCAACATTATAATTATTATCAATCCGTAAAAATCTTTCATTTTTTCCCTTTCTATTGTAAATAGTCAATCAGCGCCTGCCGCATATCACTGACGCCTTTTATAAATTTATCTTTATGAACTTTTGGCGCAATCGCATAAGTGAAGCCCAGCTTCTTCGCCTCTTTAATTCGAGCTTGCCAATTCGTCGCCGAGCGAACCTCGCCACCCAAACCAATCTCGCCAAACACCACAGCACCTTCGTCCAGACTTCGCCCAGCGCTAGCGCTAGCAATCGCCATCGCCACAGCCAAATCGGCCGCTGGATCATTTAATTTCAGGCCGCCGACCACATTGACATAAATATCTTTGTCCGCCAACTTCAACTTGGTTCTCTTCTCTAAAACCGCCACCAATAGATTCAATCGATTCAGATCAAAACCACTCGCCGTGCGCTTAGGATAGCCAAAATTCGTCGGATTAACTAGCGCCTGAATTTCCACCAAAAGCGGACGTGCGCCTTCCATGGTCGCCAGCACAATTGACCCATCCAGATTCTGACGCTCCGCCAGAAGTTCCGCCGACGGATTCTTTACGATTCTTAGTCCCTGCTCGTCCATTTCAAAAATCGCCGCCTCATTAGTCGAACCATATCGATTCTTCTGTGCTCGAACAACTCGAAAACCGCCATATCGATCGCCCTCAAAGTTCAGTACAACGTCCACCAAATGTTCCAATATCTTCGGCCCAGCAATTGAGCCCTCTTTAGTGACGTGGCCAACCAAAATGACTGCCGTACCCGAAGCTTTGGCGGCGCGAATAATCACGTTTGATGAGTTTGTGATTTGGCTAACCGACCCCGGAGCAGAGGAAATCTCGCTGAGAGAAATTGTCTGAACCGAATCGACAATTGCCAAATCATACCCGCCTTGCTGAATTGACGCTGCAATATCTTCCGCGCTATTACTGGACGCCAGCTGCATTTTTTCCGAATCAGCCGCACCCAAACGCTCCGCACGAAGCTTCACCTGAGAAACCGACTCCTCGCCGCTCACATATAACACCGATTTTGTCTTGGCGATATGTGCCGCAACTTGCGCCAGCAGCGTACTTTTCCCAATTCCTGGCTGACCCGCCACCAACACCACGCCGCCAACCAGAAAACCACCACCCAAAACAGTGTCCAAATCGTCAATTCCCGTGCTTAATCTTTCTAGCCCAGCCTCAGAGGCAGCTTCACGAATGCTAGACGTTTTCAAGGCTTTGCCGCGCCCAGCCGATTTATCAACAACGGACGACCCGCCAGAAGAAACGACCTGCTCGACTAGCGAATTCCATTCCCCGCAATTTT contains these protein-coding regions:
- a CDS encoding transglycosylase domain-containing protein, which gives rise to MKKKTTISTAGHGSSDKKSPSKRMNLYANLAQKHKTKKDKDARERAEYLATLPKHPVKRFFYRLHPKRLAKYWFSKRGGLMALKILGVGILLMLLLIGGMFAYFRKDLDKIRPGELAKRVQTTVTKYYDRNDNLLWEDKGTGNYQLVVESDQISDYLKKATVAIEDRNFYNHHGISISGMLRAMLSTASRRQVQGGSTLTQQLVKQVFFADEAGDRSISGIPRKIKEIILAIEVERMYSKDQILSLYLNESPYGGRRNGAESAAQTYFGKHAKDLTLAEAALIAGIPQNPTYYNPYNTAGNKALIARQHTVLDYMAEQGVITKDEAEKAKKIDILSTLKPQTEHLENIKAPHFLLMVRNQLSKELGESVVGRGGLTIKTTLDWRIQEKLENEMKSFFATGRPDSVRISNGAATVEDVQTGQIVALVGSRDFNYTGFGQDNAAVSYIQPGSTIKSLVFAQLFDKHDSKQAYGSGTVLADENIDKLYGATLRNWDNKFMGAINIRRALALSRNVPAIKAAYIVGDGSAKPVVEGIRRMGDPNYCRQEENAGGYGLGAAIGACGTKQTELVNAYSTLARMGVQKDISSVIEVKNSQGETLKKWKDEGKQVIDSQSAYIVNDILSDRTPGLHGWMGVNGVRTSAKTGTSDKGSQPKDLWIISYSPALVMGMWLGNSDTSVIGTSASNYGMPVIRKVMEFAHTQVYAKEGKWKSGQWYERPSGIQTVNGELYPSWWNKRQSQSTEKITFDKVSKKKATNCTPDGAKEEIEVTKIIDPLTKKESITVPSGYDANAEDDVHKCDDTKPQIGAISYTNSGKKYTINVDITAGTWGLSAIEITVDGKSIKSLEITSSGKQTATVELDTAGAHTVSVTVRDSAYYTATSTGSIQVN
- the radA gene encoding DNA repair protein RadA produces the protein MAKARSQFVCQQCGASFSKWAGRCENCGEWNSLVEQVVSSGGSSVVDKSAGRGKALKTSSIREAASEAGLERLSTGIDDLDTVLGGGFLVGGVVLVAGQPGIGKSTLLAQVAAHIAKTKSVLYVSGEESVSQVKLRAERLGAADSEKMQLASSNSAEDIAASIQQGGYDLAIVDSVQTISLSEISSAPGSVSQITNSSNVIIRAAKASGTAVILVGHVTKEGSIAGPKILEHLVDVVLNFEGDRYGGFRVVRAQKNRYGSTNEAAIFEMDEQGLRIVKNPSAELLAERQNLDGSIVLATMEGARPLLVEIQALVNPTNFGYPKRTASGFDLNRLNLLVAVLEKRTKLKLADKDIYVNVVGGLKLNDPAADLAVAMAIASASAGRSLDEGAVVFGEIGLGGEVRSATNWQARIKEAKKLGFTYAIAPKVHKDKFIKGVSDMRQALIDYLQ
- the rsmD gene encoding 16S rRNA (guanine(966)-N(2))-methyltransferase RsmD, which encodes MRVRIISGEFGGRFIKTPPGSTTHPMGERVRSAMFNSLGESIRGARVLDAFAGSGAVGLEALSRGAESAVFVERDRVARRVIAENISILGVEEKSIVIKTTIINWLESASSTGEFDIIFADPPYHNPQFSTVSKLMRLLKPGGTMILSHPGIGEVPVQDKTVVVDSRSYGEAHLTKFLRLK
- the recG gene encoding ATP-dependent DNA helicase RecG — translated: MKLATPLEQIKGVGPKTAQALAAAGLTTVSDALNFLPRAYDDYSTAVNIADLQPGKVTVKARCESVSTRIVRRGLRITTAVLADKSGKVKAVWFNQPYRETQLKSDAEFIFSGQFDMQYNRYQINNPSVELAKEVAKTAAENNSGIQPVYKSIKNIRPKTVQDLMKNIRPIMDFLPETLPENIIRRQKLVSRSEAVKFLHAPKTHEEISRGRERLAFEELFEMILAAQFNKQEQTRLTGWKIPFNKSVVKSFVDQLSFPLTNAQRRAAWQILQDLESDHPMNRLLQGDVGSGKTVVAGLVAAEVAKAGFQTAIMAPTEILAQQHAKTLDELLSPFGVSVALLTGHVKGAARSQLLDNLASGNIDVVVGTHALIQEKVAYHKLGFAVIDEQHRFGVKQRQALLEKSDFMPHLLSMTATPIPRSLALTLYGELDISILDELPSGRQPIQTKIWSPASAPKLYESIENDLAKGRQAYVICPLIDDNPDNDKKSVEAEYNKLSKTIFSHRRVGLLHGKLPVEEKAEVMQKFADGELDMLVSTTVVEVGVNVPNATVMLIENADNFGLSQLHQLRGRVGRGKHQSFCHLMMSGHDKPSQRLREIEKSQDGFYLAEVDLKLRGPGEIYGKMQHGDLNLKIASLADTALISRAQTEAERFVKEGQDLLQYNHLAHAVSRYQRLTVLN
- a CDS encoding PIN/TRAM domain-containing protein is translated as MKDFYGLIIIIMLLGLVAEVYLLAKPRRNSSVGAAPILVDTSVLMDGRVTELAKTGFLLGKVIVPRSVLTELQLLADGADHDKRERARFGMDVVKELKDILKSSFELYDDNVRVPEGVDSRLLKLAKEMDAAVLTLDYNLNKVAQVDGVRVLNINELAKSLRMSYLPGDELDLELSQKGQDSHQAVGYLKDGTMVVVENAKRYIGQTKKIEIIRSLQTDAGKMMFAKLVVEQKKPVKQKTSVPKKRTNGRSKTSAQHEAELISLVNKQ
- the tyrS gene encoding tyrosine--tRNA ligase, with the translated sequence MKLSEELQWRGFWNQTTFTDDKLIDSENFTLYLGTDPSADSLHVGHLAVYMMVRHFLERGHKVFLLVGGGTGMIGDMRDTEERNLLSYEEIEHNKQALKSQVSRIFAGRDFTLVDNADWLAELELLPFLRDIGKNFNMADLVSREFFKARINNGKGLSFAEFTYTLLQGYDFWHLFNQYGVNLQIGGSDQWGNLLSGVDLIRKKENTEVYAMTAPLLINKSTGRKFGKSEGGAVWLDDNKTSVYKFYQFWLNVDDESAIEYMKIFTMLDRDTIEAIAENHAVNPGARSAQKVLAREVTDIVHGSARRESVERVNEVLFGGGDFKRLSDDDLGALAEEIPCVDAGVDVIEALVESGAVSSNGEAKRLLKSGAISLNGEKLAENKVVNDTSLLKKGKNTFVLIMGENE
- a CDS encoding HAD-IIB family hydrolase; translation: MKKIIGFDLDDTLAITKSPISDRMAGILSRLLENYDVCVITGGTFQQIKKQVIDRLNVTPELLQKFHAMPTCGTRYYRFDAADHEWKIQYANDLSDEQKTQITAALEEVAKEMGIWCENPAGEIIEDRHSQITMSALGQQATPEDKYAWAEKYKDVRPIYRDKVAEKLPGLEVRIGGTTSTDITLPGIDKAYGIVRLLELNGWSKEETLFFGDKIEEGGNDFPVKQMGVDSIGVRGWEDTAYALEGINAVS